The following are encoded together in the Methylorubrum sp. B1-46 genome:
- a CDS encoding efflux RND transporter periplasmic adaptor subunit: MRRILLVAAGASLLAACQPSQEAPTPPPVRPVLTTLAHPTDSVIFGPFAGTVEPRYQSQLGFQIGGRVVARDVTVGDVVKKGQRLAALDPIVSRFDLSRAEAELADAKAQAENATATEARTRRLMEGNNVTQAQLDAAVARRDTAQARLAQAGASLQKARDQIGYTELHADFDGVVTQRLAEIGQVVSPGQGIVTLARPETREAVVDIPETLAGAMPKDGRFTVVLQSAPEITARGRVREVAPFAESGTRTRRVRLTLEEPGPAFRLGATITVALERGIERRFVLPATALLDSEGRRSVWIVPEAGQPGNGSADDAQPGESGTRRVERRDVTLDGDGPDRNGRVAVRMGLKPGERVVVAGVHSLRDGQTVRLADDRN, encoded by the coding sequence ATGAGGCGCATACTCCTCGTCGCCGCCGGTGCCTCTCTGCTGGCCGCCTGCCAGCCGTCGCAGGAGGCGCCGACGCCGCCCCCCGTGCGGCCGGTCCTGACGACTCTGGCGCATCCCACCGACAGCGTGATCTTCGGTCCCTTCGCCGGCACGGTCGAGCCGCGCTACCAGTCGCAGCTCGGCTTCCAGATCGGCGGCCGCGTGGTGGCGCGCGACGTCACCGTCGGCGACGTCGTGAAGAAGGGGCAGCGGCTGGCCGCCCTCGACCCGATCGTGTCGCGCTTCGATCTCAGCCGCGCCGAGGCGGAACTGGCCGACGCCAAGGCCCAGGCCGAGAACGCGACGGCCACCGAGGCGCGCACCCGGCGCCTGATGGAGGGCAACAACGTCACCCAGGCCCAACTCGACGCGGCGGTGGCCCGGCGTGACACCGCCCAGGCCCGCCTCGCCCAGGCCGGGGCCAGCCTGCAGAAGGCCCGCGATCAGATCGGCTATACCGAGCTGCACGCCGATTTCGACGGCGTCGTCACCCAGCGGCTCGCCGAGATCGGGCAGGTGGTGAGCCCGGGGCAGGGAATCGTCACGCTCGCCCGGCCCGAGACCCGCGAGGCGGTGGTCGACATCCCGGAGACGCTGGCCGGCGCCATGCCCAAGGATGGGCGGTTCACGGTGGTGCTCCAGAGCGCGCCGGAGATCACCGCCCGCGGCCGGGTGCGCGAAGTCGCCCCCTTCGCCGAATCCGGCACCCGCACCCGCCGCGTCCGCCTCACCCTGGAGGAGCCCGGTCCGGCCTTCCGCCTGGGAGCCACCATCACCGTCGCGCTGGAGCGCGGCATCGAGCGCCGCTTCGTCCTGCCGGCCACCGCGCTCCTCGATTCGGAGGGGCGCCGCTCGGTCTGGATCGTGCCGGAAGCCGGCCAACCGGGAAACGGGAGTGCGGACGATGCGCAGCCCGGCGAATCGGGCACCCGGCGGGTCGAGCGCCGCGACGTCACCCTCGACGGGGACGGGCCGGACAGGAACGGGCGCGTCGCCGTGCGCATGGGCCTGAAACCCGGCGAGCGGGTCGTGGTGGCGGGCGTCCACTCCCTGCGCGACGGCCAGACCGTCCGGCTGGCGGACGACCGGAACTGA
- a CDS encoding efflux RND transporter periplasmic adaptor subunit, protein MSSGLRPVLTAVLAAALSALSVTAALPAGTPAASAVPEAENPSVVLVRVVTARKGPVTSDVVLTGDVQAQAQTNIAFRTNGKVAERRVEVGDHVTADQVLAVLEPLVQRANLDNARAALVSAEAQLTQAKVTFERQKQLIGGGYTTRPAYDNAEQQLRTSQAAVDSAKAALGTAEEQLSYTELRAGVPGIVMSRTFEVGQVVQSGQAVMVLAQDGPRDAVFNVYEALTAHPPGDKTIHVTLQSDPAVSVNGHVREISPTVDAASGTVRVKVGLDETPPAMSLGAVVIGRGRFASREAVVLPWSALYRSDGRPAVWIYDAGAGTVAIRDVEIDRYGFDDIVLKTGVEPGETVVTAGIQFLRPGQHVALAGPATTDEATRESAKAAAGEGGR, encoded by the coding sequence ATGTCCTCAGGGCTCCGCCCCGTCCTCACCGCAGTGCTCGCAGCGGCCCTCTCGGCCCTTTCCGTCACCGCGGCGCTCCCGGCGGGCACGCCGGCAGCATCCGCCGTGCCGGAGGCGGAGAACCCCTCCGTGGTGCTGGTCCGTGTGGTGACCGCCCGGAAGGGGCCGGTCACGTCGGACGTGGTTCTGACCGGTGACGTCCAGGCCCAGGCCCAGACCAACATCGCCTTCCGCACCAACGGCAAGGTCGCCGAGCGCCGGGTCGAGGTCGGCGACCACGTCACCGCCGATCAGGTGCTGGCGGTGCTGGAGCCGCTGGTGCAGCGGGCCAACCTCGACAATGCCCGCGCCGCCCTGGTCTCGGCGGAGGCGCAGCTCACCCAGGCCAAGGTGACCTTCGAGCGCCAGAAGCAGCTCATCGGCGGCGGCTACACCACGCGCCCGGCCTACGACAACGCCGAGCAGCAATTGCGCACCTCGCAGGCCGCGGTCGATTCGGCCAAGGCGGCGCTCGGCACCGCCGAGGAACAGCTCTCCTATACCGAGTTGAGGGCGGGCGTGCCCGGCATCGTCATGAGCCGCACCTTCGAGGTCGGTCAGGTGGTGCAGTCGGGCCAGGCGGTGATGGTGCTGGCCCAGGACGGCCCGCGCGACGCGGTGTTCAACGTCTACGAGGCGCTGACCGCACACCCGCCCGGCGACAAGACGATTCACGTCACCCTCCAGTCCGACCCCGCGGTGTCGGTCAACGGCCATGTGCGCGAGATCTCGCCGACGGTGGATGCGGCGAGCGGGACGGTGCGCGTCAAGGTCGGGCTCGACGAGACCCCGCCGGCGATGTCGCTGGGCGCCGTGGTGATCGGCCGGGGCCGCTTCGCCTCGCGGGAGGCGGTGGTGCTGCCATGGTCGGCCCTCTACCGCTCCGACGGCCGCCCGGCGGTGTGGATCTACGATGCCGGGGCGGGCACGGTCGCGATTCGCGATGTCGAGATCGACCGCTACGGCTTCGACGACATCGTGCTCAAGACCGGCGTCGAGCCCGGCGAGACGGTGGTCACCGCCGGAATCCAGTTCCTGCGTCCGGGTCAGCACGTCGCGCTGGCCGGGCCGGCGACCACGGACGAGGCCACGCGGGAGTCGGCCAAGGCCGCGGCGGGGGAGGGTGGACGATGA
- a CDS encoding TetR/AcrR family transcriptional regulator, with product MSQRTRTRRDDRAEVILDAAGAVLRRGDARALTIDAVAAEAGLSKGGVLHHYASKDALILALVDRKLQHLRAGIAACEAERAGGASGLALGMIEHLRRSYGEEEDFSRALLLASAENPDALAGYRAFVAERLARFEATEGPAGVGAALFFALLGVVMGRTLGFHDLSAAQIEPLLGALERAAQELD from the coding sequence ATGTCGCAGAGGACGCGCACCCGCCGCGACGACCGTGCGGAAGTGATTCTCGACGCGGCCGGTGCGGTGCTGCGCCGCGGCGATGCGCGGGCCCTGACCATCGATGCGGTTGCGGCGGAGGCGGGCCTGAGCAAGGGCGGCGTGCTGCACCACTATGCCTCGAAGGACGCGCTGATCCTCGCCCTCGTCGATCGCAAGCTGCAGCACCTGCGCGCCGGCATCGCTGCCTGCGAGGCCGAGCGGGCGGGGGGAGCCTCGGGGCTCGCGCTCGGCATGATCGAGCACCTGCGCCGCAGCTACGGCGAGGAGGAAGACTTTAGTCGGGCCCTGCTGCTCGCCTCCGCCGAGAATCCGGATGCGCTCGCCGGATACCGCGCCTTCGTGGCCGAGCGGCTCGCCCGGTTCGAGGCCACGGAGGGACCGGCGGGGGTCGGAGCCGCCCTGTTCTTCGCGTTGCTCGGCGTCGTGATGGGCCGCACCCTCGGCTTCCACGATCTGAGTGCTGCGCAGATCGAACCCCTTCTCGGGGCACTGGAGCGCGCGGCGCAGGAGCTCGACTGA
- a CDS encoding response regulator transcription factor — protein sequence MGRAEASVRVALIDDHPIFRSGVRGLLGETAGIEVVGEASDGRHALDLVHRTQPDVVVMDITMTGMSGLAVARALREAGSAVHIVFLTVNEDLGFVDEALSAGAQGYVLKRSAGTSLLEAIEAVVSGGRYVDKEMRAAPSPPGRTEAGPPAPHPGEEGGLTVREREVLRLIALGMTMKEVSLSMSISVASVDTYKIRGCKKLGLRSRASIVRYALGQGWLETENRRLSTDRPPSLM from the coding sequence ATGGGCAGGGCAGAAGCAAGTGTCAGGGTCGCCCTGATCGACGACCATCCGATCTTCAGAAGCGGCGTCCGCGGCCTGCTCGGCGAGACCGCCGGCATCGAGGTCGTCGGGGAGGCGAGCGACGGACGGCACGCTCTGGACCTCGTCCACCGGACACAGCCCGACGTCGTCGTCATGGATATCACCATGACCGGCATGAGCGGGCTCGCCGTGGCCCGTGCACTTCGCGAGGCGGGTTCGGCGGTGCACATCGTTTTCTTGACGGTCAACGAGGATCTCGGCTTCGTCGACGAGGCGCTGAGCGCGGGCGCCCAGGGCTACGTCCTGAAACGCTCCGCCGGCACCAGCCTTCTGGAGGCGATTGAGGCCGTCGTTTCCGGCGGCCGTTATGTCGACAAAGAGATGCGCGCGGCTCCCTCTCCGCCCGGCCGCACGGAGGCCGGGCCACCCGCTCCCCATCCCGGCGAGGAGGGCGGCCTCACCGTGCGGGAGCGCGAGGTGCTCCGGCTCATTGCCCTCGGCATGACGATGAAGGAGGTCAGCCTCTCGATGTCGATCTCGGTGGCCTCGGTCGATACCTACAAGATCCGCGGTTGCAAGAAGCTCGGTCTCCGCTCCCGCGCCAGCATCGTCCGCTACGCCCTCGGGCAAGGTTGGCTCGAGACGGAGAATAGGCGCCTCTCAACTGATCGGCCACCATCCTTGATGTGA
- a CDS encoding sensor histidine kinase produces the protein MGPLSAEAVRTLEAISDPVLVVARSGSVAYANNPARQLLTREDPVPIHLTGKASTAFLARARTTRRPLPGVIAVKRRAGVYRYRCQGCRLNRESIDPLVLLRILPVRDARFNLLASEAVMLRRELAERERYQRRLQSLLRERDLLLADLRRTAQARTRAERDRDAVLAQLYRAHHAERERLARELHDEAGQQLAWLKLRLDRLRRAPSPEEIEAMLKQVDAISASLRQVVRELRPVALTELGLILALSGLVREWSDRCGIPIEFQLSGITVTLTPEIEVTIFRLVQEALTNVVKHAPGVRHVSVTLQYARADVTLAIEDDGPGLKIEPAPDARRAGSGFGLAGMRERLMLLGGQLMIESPPGGGTTILARLPMTGG, from the coding sequence ATGGGCCCGCTGAGCGCGGAAGCCGTGCGGACCTTGGAAGCGATCAGTGATCCTGTCCTCGTCGTCGCCCGCTCGGGCAGCGTCGCCTATGCCAACAACCCCGCCCGCCAACTACTGACGCGGGAAGATCCGGTCCCGATCCACCTCACGGGCAAGGCCTCGACGGCCTTTCTGGCTCGCGCCCGGACCACGCGCAGGCCGCTCCCCGGCGTGATCGCGGTCAAGCGGAGAGCGGGCGTGTACCGCTACCGCTGCCAGGGCTGCCGCCTGAATCGCGAGAGCATCGATCCCCTCGTCCTGCTGCGGATCCTGCCGGTTCGGGATGCGCGCTTCAACCTGTTGGCGAGTGAGGCGGTGATGTTGCGGCGTGAGCTCGCAGAGCGCGAGCGCTACCAGCGCCGCCTGCAGTCACTGCTGCGCGAGCGCGACCTGCTGCTGGCCGACCTGCGCCGCACCGCCCAGGCCCGGACCCGCGCCGAGCGCGACCGGGACGCGGTTCTGGCTCAGCTCTACCGGGCGCATCACGCGGAGCGGGAACGCCTTGCCCGCGAGCTTCACGACGAGGCCGGCCAGCAGCTCGCATGGCTGAAGCTGCGGCTGGACCGGTTGCGGCGCGCGCCGTCACCCGAGGAAATCGAGGCGATGCTGAAGCAGGTCGATGCGATCTCGGCCAGCCTGCGCCAGGTGGTTCGGGAACTGCGCCCGGTGGCGCTGACCGAGCTCGGCCTGATCCTCGCCCTGTCCGGGCTCGTGCGGGAGTGGTCGGATCGGTGCGGGATCCCCATCGAGTTCCAGCTCTCCGGAATCACTGTGACCCTCACGCCGGAGATCGAGGTGACGATCTTCCGGCTCGTTCAGGAAGCCCTGACCAACGTCGTCAAGCACGCACCGGGGGTGCGCCACGTCTCCGTGACCCTGCAATACGCCCGCGCCGACGTCACGCTGGCGATCGAGGATGACGGACCGGGCCTCAAAATCGAGCCGGCGCCGGACGCGCGCCGCGCGGGGAGCGGTTTCGGTCTCGCGGGGATGCGCGAGCGGCTGATGCTGCTCGGGGGACAGCTCATGATCGAATCGCCTCCTGGCGGCGGGACGACGATTCTGGCGCGTTTGCCGATGACAGGGGGCTGA
- a CDS encoding response regulator transcription factor, with amino-acid sequence MWRIIIADDQKSFRVGLRKALEIGSSGMIIVDVSGASELINHLRSPLKTDLVIVGSRLLPAGDPTYLGGLKRAAGAARLLLVVSHASADLFQDALSLGFHGLIVRRQRHEEMLEAIRTTLEGRLYAPNTILAVKSPEPASAMRQPERGARTIGLTLRQREVLALIGKGLSNREIAFALNIAEATVKIHVSAVIRMLGVRNRTEAALLAPTILKGKI; translated from the coding sequence ATGTGGCGGATCATTATCGCAGATGACCAGAAAAGCTTCCGCGTCGGTTTGCGGAAGGCTCTGGAGATCGGTTCGAGCGGAATGATTATCGTCGATGTGTCCGGGGCGTCGGAACTCATCAATCATCTTCGCTCTCCGCTGAAAACCGATCTCGTCATCGTCGGATCGCGCCTGCTTCCCGCCGGGGATCCGACTTATCTCGGGGGGCTGAAGCGGGCGGCCGGCGCCGCGCGCCTCCTGCTCGTCGTTTCGCACGCGTCAGCCGACCTGTTTCAGGATGCCCTGAGCCTCGGCTTCCACGGATTGATCGTCCGTCGGCAGCGCCACGAGGAGATGCTCGAGGCCATCCGCACGACGCTCGAGGGCCGGCTCTACGCCCCCAACACCATCCTGGCCGTGAAGTCGCCGGAACCCGCCTCCGCGATGCGGCAGCCGGAGCGCGGTGCGCGGACGATCGGTCTGACGCTGCGTCAGCGCGAAGTTCTGGCCTTGATCGGCAAGGGATTGTCCAATCGAGAGATCGCCTTCGCGCTGAACATTGCCGAGGCGACAGTGAAAATTCATGTTTCCGCCGTGATCCGAATGCTCGGAGTCAGAAATCGCACGGAAGCTGCGCTTCTCGCGCCGACCATCCTCAAGGGTAAAATCTAG